The following coding sequences are from one Planctomycetia bacterium window:
- the recG gene encoding ATP-dependent DNA helicase RecG has protein sequence MSKGPDQSTPSLHTPVQFLKGVGPQRAELMEKLELFTVADCLFYFPRDYQDLTDLARVADLTEDLLVRISGTVVEIEQRGGYGGRSKLGVLLQCGEGAEADYVRALWFNMPHMRGRFDYGQRVLLSGKAKKKATRWEFSHPNVQKLENDEETPSDQKILPVYGLTEGLGQIPIRRAVRASLDKYVQLLDEVFPPDFLAAHDLMPVHEALEQIHFPRDRQSLERARRRFVYQELFILQLALAVRRLRLQVDGSAPQLEATAKIDARIRRLLPFSLTEGQEQAVREIAADMARHYPMNRLLQGEVGSGKTIVAMYAVLTAVAHGRQAAIMAPTEVLARQHARTLGKLLSDSRVRWTTLTGSLSQAERRDVLAGIKSGAIDVVIGTQAILHEGVEFAKLGLVVVDEQHKFGVRQRAKLRRAGQAPHSLVMTATPIPRTVTMTLFGDLDVSTIRDTPPGRMPVKTYFAPEEQRERWWEFVRKKLREGRQAYVIVPYVDSEAPAGDDAEGTSGTESTTTERASVMRVYESLADGPLAAFRIGILHGRLSNEEKEAAMNEFASGKTQVLVATTVVEVGIDVPNAVIMTIEGGERFGLSQLHQLRGRIVRGNHAGFCTVFAKPATDDGLKRLEAFVASNDGFALAETDFALRGPGDLLGTKQHGLPPLRIADLVRDAALVEQARADALALVTQDPGLAKPEHERLRKQMLKRYAQVLELGDVG, from the coding sequence ATGTCTAAAGGGCCCGACCAATCTACGCCGTCGCTGCACACGCCGGTGCAGTTTCTCAAAGGGGTCGGTCCGCAACGGGCCGAGCTCATGGAGAAGCTCGAACTGTTCACCGTGGCCGATTGCCTGTTCTATTTCCCGCGCGACTATCAAGACCTCACCGATCTTGCGCGAGTCGCCGATCTGACGGAAGATCTGCTGGTGCGCATCAGCGGCACCGTCGTCGAGATCGAACAGCGGGGCGGCTACGGCGGCCGCTCGAAGCTCGGCGTGCTGCTGCAATGCGGCGAAGGGGCCGAGGCCGATTACGTCCGCGCCTTATGGTTCAACATGCCGCACATGCGCGGCCGCTTCGATTACGGTCAGCGGGTGTTGCTGAGCGGCAAAGCCAAGAAGAAGGCGACCCGGTGGGAATTCTCGCATCCGAACGTCCAGAAACTCGAAAACGACGAAGAGACTCCGAGCGATCAAAAGATTCTGCCGGTCTACGGGCTGACCGAAGGGCTCGGGCAGATTCCGATTCGCAGAGCCGTGCGAGCCAGCTTAGATAAGTATGTGCAACTGCTCGACGAAGTCTTCCCGCCCGACTTTCTCGCCGCGCACGACCTGATGCCGGTTCACGAGGCCCTCGAGCAGATTCATTTTCCGCGCGATCGGCAGTCGCTCGAGCGGGCTCGGCGGCGCTTCGTCTATCAAGAGCTGTTCATCTTGCAGTTGGCGCTGGCCGTGCGCCGGCTTCGCTTGCAAGTCGACGGCAGCGCTCCGCAGCTCGAAGCCACGGCGAAGATCGATGCCCGGATTCGCCGCTTGCTCCCCTTCTCGCTCACCGAGGGGCAAGAGCAAGCCGTGCGCGAGATCGCGGCCGACATGGCCCGACATTATCCGATGAACCGGCTGCTGCAAGGCGAGGTCGGCAGCGGGAAGACGATCGTCGCGATGTATGCCGTGCTCACGGCCGTGGCGCATGGTCGGCAGGCGGCGATCATGGCCCCGACGGAAGTTCTCGCTAGGCAACATGCCCGCACGCTCGGCAAACTCCTGAGCGATAGCCGTGTGCGCTGGACGACGCTGACCGGCAGCCTATCGCAAGCCGAGCGGCGCGACGTGCTCGCCGGAATCAAAAGCGGTGCGATCGACGTCGTCATCGGCACGCAGGCGATTCTTCACGAAGGGGTCGAGTTCGCGAAGCTCGGGCTCGTCGTCGTCGACGAACAGCATAAGTTCGGCGTGCGGCAGCGCGCGAAGCTTCGTCGCGCCGGGCAAGCGCCGCATTCGCTCGTGATGACCGCCACGCCGATTCCGCGCACCGTGACGATGACCCTGTTCGGCGATCTCGATGTCTCGACGATTCGCGACACGCCGCCGGGCCGGATGCCGGTGAAAACCTACTTCGCACCCGAGGAGCAGCGCGAGCGGTGGTGGGAGTTCGTCCGGAAGAAACTTCGCGAAGGGCGCCAAGCCTACGTGATCGTGCCGTACGTCGACAGCGAAGCCCCGGCCGGCGACGACGCCGAGGGAACGAGCGGCACGGAATCGACGACGACGGAACGGGCCAGCGTGATGCGCGTGTATGAGTCGCTGGCCGACGGCCCGCTCGCTGCGTTTCGGATCGGCATTTTGCATGGCCGACTCTCGAACGAAGAGAAGGAAGCGGCGATGAACGAATTCGCTTCCGGCAAGACGCAAGTGCTGGTCGCGACGACGGTCGTCGAAGTCGGCATCGACGTACCGAACGCCGTGATCATGACCATCGAAGGGGGCGAACGCTTCGGCCTGTCGCAACTGCATCAGCTGCGCGGACGGATCGTGCGCGGCAACCACGCCGGCTTTTGCACGGTGTTCGCCAAGCCTGCGACCGACGACGGGCTCAAGCGGCTCGAAGCGTTCGTCGCCTCGAACGACGGCTTCGCGCTGGCCGAAACCGATTTCGCGTTGCGCGGCCCGGGCGACTTGCTCGGCACGAAGCAACACGGTCTGCCGCCGCTGCGCATCGCCGATCTGGTGCGCGATGCGGCCCTGGTAGAACAGGCCCGAGCCGATGCCTTGGCGCTGGTCACGCAAGACCCCGGCCTCGCCAAACCGGAACACGAACGCCTGCGCAAGCAAATGCTGAAACGCTATGCGCAGGTGCTCGAGTTGGGAGATGTCGGCTAG
- the dapB gene encoding 4-hydroxy-tetrahydrodipicolinate reductase: protein MTVRIAFHGAAGRMGRRLVAIASAESGFQVVGAIEHAGCPQLGQDAGTLAGVAPIGVAIESKLSQSCDVVVDFSVPAAVSGIVAACVERRVPLVVATTGLEPEQVELVRQAATKIPVLWSPSMSLAVNLAMKLSAVAAGALKDHPTGADVEIIERHHRYKEDSPSGTALKFGQVIADVMGQAGVAHGREGRPGARPHGEIGYHAVRTGDNPGEHTIIFGLLGETLEISVKASNRDCYAQGALAAAKFLVGKPAKLYGMADVLGLS, encoded by the coding sequence ATGACCGTTCGCATCGCATTTCACGGAGCCGCCGGACGCATGGGCCGGCGGCTCGTCGCTATCGCTTCGGCCGAGTCGGGCTTTCAGGTCGTCGGGGCGATCGAGCATGCCGGTTGTCCGCAGCTCGGCCAAGATGCCGGTACGCTGGCCGGCGTGGCGCCGATCGGCGTGGCGATCGAGTCGAAGCTGTCGCAATCGTGCGATGTGGTCGTCGATTTCTCCGTGCCGGCCGCCGTGTCGGGCATCGTTGCCGCTTGCGTCGAACGGCGGGTGCCGCTCGTCGTCGCGACGACGGGCCTCGAGCCGGAGCAAGTCGAGCTCGTGCGGCAGGCCGCGACGAAGATTCCCGTTCTCTGGTCGCCGAGCATGAGCCTGGCCGTGAACTTGGCGATGAAGCTGTCGGCCGTCGCCGCCGGAGCGCTCAAAGATCATCCGACCGGGGCCGACGTCGAGATCATCGAGCGCCATCATCGCTACAAGGAAGACAGCCCGAGCGGCACGGCTTTGAAGTTCGGCCAAGTGATCGCCGACGTAATGGGCCAAGCCGGAGTCGCACACGGCCGCGAAGGACGACCCGGCGCAAGGCCGCACGGCGAGATCGGCTACCACGCCGTACGCACCGGCGACAACCCGGGCGAGCATACGATCATCTTCGGGCTCCTCGGCGAAACGCTGGAGATTTCCGTCAAAGCGAGCAACCGCGATTGCTACGCGCAAGGGGCCCTGGCCGCGGCGAAGTTCCTCGTCGGCAAACCGGCGAAGCTGTACGGGATGGCGGATGTGCTGGGGCTTAGCTGA
- the thrC gene encoding threonine synthase encodes MSQAVATADAQRLDAAYQQCINPDCGATHGCDEVLTECVRCGSLLDVKYDWNRLRPPTSWNFFEQKWLRRYDPLCFSGVWRFHDLLPFAKPEQVVTIGEGQTLLQHSAAVGKYVGMQKGKLYLQYEGMNPSGSFKDNGMSAAFTHARSIGAVRAACASTGNTSASLAAYCSVSKLMKAVIFIGSGKISYGKLSQALDYGALTVQIVGDFDDAMQRVREVSKALGIYLVNSVNPFRLEGQKTIMFRVLEGLRWQVPDWIVVPGGNLGNSSSFGKAFAELYEIGLIDRVPRLAVINAAGSNTLYELYTKQGLRWNGGRPDAVLTEKFFSDMDAAKRRASTIASAIEINRPVNLTKCLRALDFCNGVVRETTDQEILDAKAQVGAGGLGCEPASAASVAGARALVQEGIIGPDESVVCILTGHQLKDPDATVGYHTTDQDMFNKILGSRGIKRAAYANRAVAVNNNLDEIIRAIQLYS; translated from the coding sequence ATTAGCCAGGCCGTTGCCACCGCCGATGCCCAACGGCTCGACGCCGCTTACCAGCAGTGCATCAATCCGGATTGCGGGGCGACGCACGGCTGCGACGAGGTTCTCACCGAGTGCGTGCGTTGCGGGAGCCTGCTCGACGTCAAATACGACTGGAACCGGCTCCGCCCGCCGACTTCTTGGAACTTCTTCGAGCAGAAATGGCTCCGCCGCTACGATCCTCTCTGCTTTAGCGGCGTCTGGCGCTTCCACGACTTGCTGCCGTTCGCGAAGCCGGAGCAGGTCGTCACGATCGGCGAAGGGCAAACCCTGCTGCAGCATTCCGCGGCCGTCGGCAAGTACGTCGGCATGCAGAAGGGGAAGCTCTATCTGCAATACGAAGGGATGAACCCCTCGGGCAGCTTCAAAGACAACGGCATGTCGGCCGCGTTCACGCATGCTCGCAGCATCGGCGCCGTCCGCGCGGCCTGCGCTTCGACCGGCAACACCAGCGCTTCGCTCGCGGCCTATTGCTCGGTGAGCAAGTTAATGAAGGCGGTCATCTTCATCGGCTCCGGCAAGATTTCTTACGGCAAGCTCTCGCAAGCCCTCGACTACGGCGCGCTCACGGTGCAGATCGTCGGCGACTTCGACGACGCCATGCAGCGCGTCCGCGAAGTCTCGAAGGCGCTCGGCATCTACTTGGTCAACAGCGTGAATCCCTTCCGCCTCGAAGGGCAGAAGACGATCATGTTCCGCGTGCTCGAAGGCCTGCGCTGGCAAGTGCCCGATTGGATCGTCGTCCCCGGCGGCAACCTCGGCAATTCGAGCTCGTTCGGCAAGGCGTTCGCGGAATTGTACGAGATCGGCCTGATCGATCGGGTGCCGCGGCTCGCCGTGATCAACGCCGCCGGCTCGAACACGCTCTATGAACTCTACACGAAGCAAGGCCTGCGCTGGAACGGCGGCCGGCCCGACGCCGTGCTGACGGAAAAGTTCTTCTCCGATATGGACGCCGCGAAGCGCCGCGCGTCGACCATCGCCAGCGCGATCGAAATCAATCGGCCCGTGAACCTGACGAAGTGCCTCCGCGCGCTCGACTTCTGCAACGGCGTCGTTCGCGAAACGACCGACCAAGAGATTCTCGACGCCAAGGCGCAAGTCGGCGCCGGCGGACTCGGCTGCGAACCGGCCAGCGCCGCGAGCGTCGCCGGGGCAAGGGCTCTGGTGCAGGAAGGGATCATCGGCCCGGATGAATCGGTCGTCTGCATCCTGACCGGCCATCAATTGAAAGACCCGGACGCCACGGTCGGCTACCACACGACCGATCAGGATATGTTCAACAAGATCCTCGGCAGCCGGGGCATCAAACGCGCCGCCTACGCGAACCGCGCCGTAGCCGTGAACAACAACCTCGACGAAATCATTCGGGCGATTCAGTTGTATTCGTAG
- a CDS encoding TraR/DksA family transcriptional regulator: protein MKKTELKPYRERLLALRARLRGEVHQLADNALRGQGGEHSSMPIHMADLGSDTFEQDFTLQLMESEEGTLAAIDEALDRMDEGTYGECESCGGKILKARLEALPYVALCVKCAEKEQKPR, encoded by the coding sequence ATGAAGAAGACCGAACTGAAGCCGTATCGCGAACGTCTTTTGGCCCTACGAGCTCGGTTGCGGGGTGAGGTTCATCAGCTGGCCGATAACGCCCTGCGAGGTCAAGGAGGCGAGCATTCTTCGATGCCGATCCACATGGCCGACCTCGGCAGCGACACCTTCGAGCAAGACTTCACGCTCCAGTTGATGGAGTCGGAAGAAGGAACCCTGGCCGCGATCGACGAAGCCCTCGACCGCATGGACGAAGGGACTTACGGCGAGTGCGAGTCGTGCGGCGGGAAGATCTTGAAGGCCCGGCTCGAAGCGTTGCCGTATGTCGCGCTTTGCGTGAAGTGCGCCGAGAAGGAACAAAAGCCTCGCTAA
- a CDS encoding signal peptidase II, protein MNGIAKRRFALFALIAVGGCTLDLWTKHVMFARLGLPGGEVDWIWPEYFGWQTALNEGALFGIGQGKVWLFAVLSLVAGTAILYWLFVAGAARDLLLTIALAAVMGGVLGNLYDRLGLWSEGIDSAYPRYAVRDWILLKYDHWIWPNFNIADMLLVGGAGLLMLHAWRSPSGSPSSPEAQTA, encoded by the coding sequence ATGAACGGAATCGCCAAACGCCGCTTCGCCCTCTTTGCGCTGATCGCCGTCGGCGGCTGCACGCTCGATCTCTGGACGAAGCACGTCATGTTCGCTCGCCTCGGGTTGCCCGGCGGCGAGGTCGACTGGATCTGGCCGGAATACTTCGGCTGGCAAACGGCGCTCAACGAAGGGGCTTTATTCGGCATCGGGCAGGGGAAGGTTTGGCTCTTCGCGGTCTTATCGCTCGTGGCCGGCACCGCGATTCTCTACTGGCTCTTCGTCGCCGGAGCGGCTCGCGACCTGCTGCTGACGATCGCGCTGGCGGCCGTGATGGGCGGGGTGCTCGGCAACCTCTACGACCGGCTCGGCCTGTGGTCGGAGGGGATCGACTCCGCTTATCCGCGCTACGCGGTTCGCGACTGGATCTTATTGAAGTACGACCATTGGATTTGGCCCAACTTCAACATCGCCGACATGCTGCTCGTCGGCGGGGCGGGCCTGCTGATGCTCCACGCTTGGCGCTCCCCCTCCGGCAGCCCCAGCTCTCCCGAAGCGCAGACGGCCTGA
- a CDS encoding Rrf2 family transcriptional regulator, with protein MKLSRTVEYAVQAMLQLAQHDRGTPVPCSRLASVGQMPERFLLQILRNLVTHGILSSTRGVDGGYALERPIDEISLLEVIEAIDGPLNAVPSAAKGMPDESHRLLTDVIQDITSTTRRELDAIKLAVLIPMPDSRAKSEA; from the coding sequence ATGAAACTTTCTCGGACTGTCGAATACGCAGTTCAAGCCATGTTGCAATTGGCGCAACATGATCGGGGCACGCCGGTGCCTTGCAGCAGGCTCGCCTCCGTCGGTCAAATGCCCGAGCGGTTTCTGTTGCAGATCCTACGGAATCTCGTGACGCACGGAATTCTTTCTTCGACGCGCGGCGTCGACGGCGGCTATGCCTTAGAGCGGCCGATCGATGAGATCTCGCTGCTCGAAGTGATCGAAGCGATCGACGGCCCGTTGAACGCAGTTCCGTCAGCGGCGAAAGGAATGCCCGACGAATCGCATCGGCTGTTGACCGATGTGATCCAAGACATCACTTCGACGACACGTCGCGAACTCGATGCCATCAAACTTGCCGTATTGATTCCGATGCCGGATTCTCGCGCCAAATCGGAAGCCTAA
- the hisN gene encoding histidinol-phosphatase has product MNSADLTARLDLAVAAARRAGDLTLTYFQRDDFVVETKADDSPVTVADRGAEQLLRDEIAAAFPHDGILGEELGEQPGTSGYRWILDPIDGTKSFISGVPLYGTLIGVEHAGRSVVGVIHIPGLGETAYAAKGQGAWYVKGNAAPRPARVSEKSALSESVFLTSEVKNFHRIGRYEAYDKLQAASRITRSWGDAYGYLLVAVGRAEVMVDPMMHVWDCAALQPVLEEAGGTFTDWNGVPTIHANNSIATNGRVFEEVLMLTKR; this is encoded by the coding sequence ATGAACTCCGCAGATCTCACCGCTCGTTTGGATCTCGCCGTCGCAGCCGCGCGTCGCGCGGGCGATCTCACGCTGACGTATTTTCAGCGCGACGATTTCGTCGTCGAGACCAAAGCCGACGATTCACCGGTTACGGTTGCCGATCGCGGCGCCGAGCAATTGCTGCGCGATGAAATCGCCGCGGCCTTCCCGCACGACGGCATCCTCGGTGAAGAGCTCGGCGAGCAGCCCGGCACGTCGGGCTATCGTTGGATTCTCGATCCGATCGACGGCACGAAAAGCTTCATCTCGGGCGTGCCGCTCTACGGCACGTTGATCGGCGTGGAACATGCAGGCCGCTCCGTAGTCGGCGTGATCCACATCCCGGGCCTCGGCGAAACGGCCTACGCCGCGAAGGGGCAGGGAGCTTGGTATGTGAAGGGAAACGCTGCGCCTCGCCCCGCGCGCGTGTCGGAAAAGTCGGCCCTATCGGAGTCGGTGTTCCTTACGTCGGAAGTGAAGAACTTCCACAGGATCGGCCGCTACGAGGCCTACGATAAGCTGCAAGCCGCTTCGCGCATCACGCGCTCGTGGGGCGATGCCTACGGCTACTTGCTCGTCGCCGTCGGTCGAGCCGAAGTGATGGTCGATCCGATGATGCACGTTTGGGACTGTGCAGCGCTGCAACCGGTTCTCGAAGAAGCCGGCGGCACGTTCACAGACTGGAACGGAGTGCCGACGATTCACGCGAACAACAGCATCGCCACGAACGGCCGTGTGTTCGAAGAAGTTCTCATGCTCACGAAGCGCTAG
- the cysC gene encoding adenylyl-sulfate kinase codes for MSSPVHVVWHQQSVSREQREALNGHRGCVVWFTGLSGCGKSTVANLVDHKLHALGTHGFVLDGDNVRHGLNAAPAMLKPTFGETFAGRFGLGFGAEDRVENIRRIGAVSRLFAEAGLVTLTAFISPYRSDRDSVRAALPAGDFIEVFVDAPLELCEQRDPKGLYKKARAGEIKDFTGIDAPYEAPLAPELRLDSAGFPADTLADQVVEYLRTAGKIR; via the coding sequence ATGTCATCTCCCGTGCATGTCGTTTGGCATCAGCAAAGCGTTTCGCGTGAGCAGCGCGAGGCGCTCAACGGTCATCGCGGTTGCGTCGTATGGTTCACCGGGCTCAGCGGTTGCGGCAAGAGCACGGTCGCCAATTTGGTCGACCATAAGCTGCACGCACTCGGCACGCACGGCTTCGTGCTCGACGGCGACAACGTACGCCACGGCCTCAACGCCGCTCCGGCGATGCTGAAACCGACGTTCGGTGAGACGTTCGCCGGGCGGTTCGGCCTCGGGTTCGGCGCGGAAGATCGGGTGGAGAACATTCGCCGCATCGGAGCCGTGTCGCGTTTGTTCGCCGAAGCGGGCCTCGTCACCCTGACCGCTTTCATCAGTCCCTACCGTAGCGATCGCGACAGCGTGCGGGCCGCCCTCCCGGCCGGCGACTTTATCGAGGTATTCGTCGATGCCCCGCTGGAGTTGTGCGAACAGCGCGACCCGAAGGGGCTGTATAAGAAGGCTCGGGCCGGAGAAATTAAAGATTTCACGGGAATCGACGCTCCTTACGAAGCTCCGCTCGCTCCCGAACTTCGGCTCGATTCGGCCGGCTTCCCTGCCGATACCTTAGCGGACCAAGTGGTCGAGTATCTGCGGACCGCCGGTAAGATACGCTAG